One genomic region from Spirosoma sp. KCTC 42546 encodes:
- a CDS encoding RNA polymerase sigma-70 factor — protein MSNKYDDIDDTVLWQLVKVESDSLAFAELHRRFSDKLYTLAYRKTGNREAAEDLVQDLFVSLWVQKDHISIEKAVAVYLFSALKNRIISHLRKQLIHQSFSLNELDSELLVAHSANTVQDWIQLNEVQEVYNRELGNLPEKSRQVFELSRSGLANKEIAELLGLAEKTIEFHISKCLRVLRVKLLDIVVIFLTLLLLNR, from the coding sequence ATGAGTAACAAGTACGACGATATTGACGATACGGTGTTGTGGCAATTGGTGAAGGTAGAGTCCGACTCGCTCGCCTTTGCGGAGTTGCATCGCCGTTTTTCGGATAAACTGTATACCCTGGCCTACCGTAAAACGGGCAATCGTGAAGCGGCTGAAGATTTGGTGCAGGATTTATTCGTATCGCTCTGGGTGCAGAAAGACCATATTTCGATCGAAAAAGCCGTTGCGGTCTATCTGTTTTCGGCCCTTAAAAACCGAATTATTTCCCATCTGCGGAAACAGCTAATTCACCAATCCTTTTCCCTGAACGAGCTGGATTCGGAGTTGCTGGTTGCGCACTCCGCCAATACGGTGCAGGACTGGATCCAACTTAACGAGGTACAGGAAGTGTATAATCGGGAACTGGGAAATCTGCCCGAAAAAAGCCGCCAGGTTTTTGAACTAAGTCGGAGTGGTTTAGCCAATAAGGAAATTGCCGAACTGTTGGGGCTGGCCGAAAAAACCATTGAATTTCACATCAGTAAATGCCTGCGTGTTCTCCGGGTAAAGCTACTGGATATTGTGGTAATTTTCCTGACCCTGTTGTTGTTGAACCGGTAG
- a CDS encoding FecR family protein, whose translation MSKHAISPELLKRYTEGNCTAEEVYRVEEWYASLNEGEVDQYAFDQPLHLKKVQALLGQKTNGQLQPVGKIRSLTTVFIRYAAAAMVVLVASFGLFMYLKKPKTEAVSVAGDVVIVNTQKRVTRHQLPDGSLVWLNPDTELRYTAGAFSKTSREVSLEGEAFFDVTKDPTRPFLVKSHALLVKVLGTSFNVKSTPDQSRFEVSVVTGKVSVSIPDRKGQEKAVLLLPRQQAVFEASSGQLTSTEIPKTQEQVNTWQPVSLTFDDEPLSEVMKRLEKKYGVTIQLANPNLANCRLKASFDNSRLSEILEITTQLVEASYQMQGNRIVINGEGCSNVE comes from the coding sequence ATGAGCAAACATGCCATTTCGCCCGAATTGCTAAAACGGTATACGGAGGGAAACTGTACGGCGGAGGAGGTCTATCGGGTAGAAGAATGGTATGCATCACTGAATGAGGGAGAGGTTGACCAGTATGCGTTTGATCAGCCCCTGCATTTGAAAAAAGTGCAGGCTTTACTTGGCCAGAAAACCAATGGACAGCTACAACCCGTTGGCAAGATTCGCTCGCTTACAACAGTCTTTATTCGGTATGCGGCTGCCGCTATGGTGGTACTCGTAGCGAGTTTTGGCCTGTTCATGTATTTGAAGAAACCAAAAACGGAAGCCGTGTCCGTTGCGGGCGATGTCGTGATTGTAAATACCCAAAAACGCGTAACCAGGCATCAATTGCCGGACGGAAGTTTAGTCTGGTTAAACCCAGATACTGAACTTCGCTATACGGCTGGCGCATTCTCTAAAACATCGCGTGAAGTAAGCCTTGAAGGAGAAGCATTTTTTGACGTAACCAAAGACCCAACCCGCCCTTTTCTGGTGAAGAGCCATGCCTTGCTGGTAAAAGTGCTGGGAACGAGTTTTAATGTCAAATCGACACCTGATCAATCCCGCTTTGAAGTATCGGTTGTAACGGGTAAGGTATCTGTTTCGATTCCGGATCGTAAAGGTCAGGAAAAAGCCGTGCTGTTATTGCCCCGCCAGCAGGCCGTTTTTGAGGCTTCGTCCGGTCAGCTAACCTCAACCGAAATCCCGAAAACGCAGGAGCAGGTGAACACCTGGCAACCCGTATCGCTCACGTTTGACGATGAGCCGCTTAGTGAAGTCATGAAGCGGCTGGAAAAGAAGTACGGCGTAACAATCCAGCTAGCCAATCCTAATCTGGCCAATTGCCGCCTGAAAGCCTCGTTCGATAACAGTCGCCTGTCGGAGATTCTGGAAATAACGACCCAACTGGTGGAGGCTAGTTATCAGATGCAGGGAAATCGCATTGTGATCAATGGCGAAGGCTGTAGTAACGTAGAGTAA
- a CDS encoding TonB-dependent receptor, translated as MKFFTKSKLACFIMRLSVLQLLLISLLTAVAYAGKTDAQDILKKPVNLRLDHVSLQKALAEIEGQTGVRFAYSRNMIPVNEPVSVSVANEYLATVLDKLLSPLRIDYRFVNGQIMLKRNRKPVSSISPDEAQKVAAVVPVFSPEQADRQLSGTVKSETGEGLPGVSVVVKNTTRGTTTDVDGKYKLSVPDDRSDGPATTLVFSFVGYQNQEVAIGNRTTIDLQMVPDDKSLDEVVVVGYGTVKKSDLTGSLSQVKAKELNAYPSTNVLQALSGRAAGVQVLQNTGAPGGSVSVRIRGTNSIQGSNEPLYVVDGFPTSGSNPTVLNNADIENIEILKDASATAIYGSRGANGVVLITTKRGKAGKSTVDFETSYSSQTLRKKLDMMNAKEYATFYNEQAANDGLKPYFTQDQINAFGAGTDWQDLVFQTAPMKTAVLTINGGSERTQFSLSGSVFSQDGIIRGSDYNRYSLRANINHSISKKLTFNFASTLTKITTSAQNSQGGNRGASLIAGAISSPPVLGPYKADGSYEVFGTTYAFVNTQLRNPINTLNEQTNLTKGNRVLTNAAFVYNPIPALTIKISGGIESADDRSDSYTTNNLFGSVGNAGVSTTQLTSLLNENTISYTKTIRQKHSISAVVGFTYQDFLTTTLSGSGAGYISNASQTYDLSAAGTPGIPGSSYSKSVLLSYLGRVNYAFDSKYLATFSFRTDGSSKYSEGSKWGYFPSGALAWRISNEEFLKNNNTISDLKLRASWGLTGSQAINAYATLNQLYSGKTIFGDALYTAYSPGTNLPGNLKWETTEQKDIGIDLGILQNRILITADYYIKNTRDLLNTVQLPSSLGFTTTIQNVGEVQNKGLELGVNANILTGAFKWNVNTNIAFNRNKVVKLYGGQDILGAFVDISAITDTRNILREGQPMGMFWGYLEDGYDDKGKIKYKDTDGDGTITVRDKTFIGNPNPKFIYGFNSSMSYKNFDLTIFFQGTQGNDIFNTSAINNTVDYGYGLNMPREVMLNHWTPTNTNAKYPIISSTTRVNVSNRFVEDGSYLRLKNIQLAYNLPIQTWKVSWIRSAQVYASGQNLLTLTKYSWWDPEVNSSGGSNSIAQGFDQYSYPTAKSITFGIRAGF; from the coding sequence ATGAAGTTTTTTACGAAAAGCAAGTTGGCCTGCTTCATTATGCGGTTATCTGTACTACAACTTTTGCTGATTTCGCTACTCACAGCTGTTGCCTACGCGGGCAAAACCGATGCGCAGGATATTCTGAAAAAGCCTGTTAATCTGCGGTTAGACCATGTGTCGCTGCAAAAAGCGCTGGCCGAAATCGAGGGCCAGACCGGCGTTCGGTTTGCGTATAGCCGGAACATGATTCCGGTAAATGAACCTGTGAGTGTTAGCGTGGCTAATGAATATCTGGCTACGGTTCTGGATAAATTACTGTCGCCACTACGCATCGACTATCGGTTTGTAAATGGCCAGATCATGCTCAAACGAAACCGTAAACCGGTCTCTAGTATAAGCCCCGACGAAGCCCAGAAAGTAGCTGCTGTTGTTCCTGTATTTTCGCCGGAACAGGCTGACCGACAACTTTCAGGAACCGTTAAAAGTGAAACAGGCGAAGGGCTGCCCGGTGTTAGTGTGGTGGTTAAAAATACCACGCGCGGCACAACAACAGACGTAGATGGGAAATACAAACTCAGTGTGCCCGACGACCGTAGCGACGGACCGGCCACCACGCTTGTCTTTTCCTTTGTGGGCTATCAGAATCAGGAAGTGGCGATTGGGAACCGTACCACTATTGATCTTCAGATGGTGCCGGATGATAAGTCGCTGGATGAAGTGGTTGTGGTCGGCTATGGCACCGTCAAGAAAAGTGATTTGACAGGTTCGCTGTCGCAGGTGAAGGCCAAAGAGCTTAACGCCTATCCATCCACCAACGTCTTACAGGCCTTATCGGGCCGGGCGGCTGGCGTGCAGGTGTTACAAAATACGGGCGCTCCCGGTGGCAGCGTCAGTGTTCGCATTCGGGGAACAAACTCCATTCAGGGAAGTAACGAGCCGCTGTATGTAGTGGATGGTTTTCCGACTTCGGGTAGTAATCCAACGGTGCTGAACAATGCGGATATTGAAAATATCGAGATACTGAAAGATGCCTCGGCCACCGCGATTTATGGCTCAAGGGGGGCGAATGGCGTGGTGTTGATTACCACCAAGCGGGGTAAAGCCGGAAAATCGACGGTTGATTTTGAAACCAGCTATAGCTCACAAACGCTGCGCAAAAAGCTGGACATGATGAACGCCAAAGAATATGCTACCTTCTACAATGAACAGGCGGCCAACGATGGACTGAAACCCTATTTCACCCAGGATCAGATCAATGCGTTCGGCGCGGGTACCGACTGGCAGGATCTGGTGTTTCAAACCGCACCCATGAAAACGGCTGTCCTGACCATTAACGGCGGCAGTGAACGAACACAGTTTTCACTATCCGGCAGTGTCTTTAGTCAGGATGGGATTATCCGTGGAAGTGACTATAATCGCTATTCGTTGCGGGCCAATATCAATCACTCGATCAGCAAAAAACTTACGTTCAATTTTGCGAGCACCTTAACCAAGATCACAACCAGCGCCCAGAATAGCCAGGGAGGGAATCGGGGGGCATCATTAATTGCGGGTGCCATCTCATCGCCCCCTGTATTGGGGCCTTATAAAGCCGACGGCTCTTACGAAGTATTCGGAACCACCTATGCGTTCGTAAACACCCAATTACGGAACCCTATTAATACCCTTAACGAACAAACTAACCTCACAAAAGGAAACCGGGTACTGACCAATGCTGCCTTTGTATACAATCCTATTCCGGCCTTGACGATCAAGATTTCGGGCGGTATTGAGAGTGCCGACGATCGCTCTGATTCCTATACGACAAACAATCTTTTTGGTTCAGTAGGTAATGCGGGTGTGAGTACCACCCAACTAACCAGCTTGCTGAACGAAAATACCATCAGTTACACCAAAACGATTCGGCAGAAACACAGCATTTCGGCTGTGGTCGGATTTACGTATCAGGATTTCCTGACAACAACACTGAGCGGCAGTGGCGCGGGATACATCAGTAACGCCAGCCAGACCTACGATTTAAGTGCGGCTGGTACACCGGGTATTCCTGGTTCCAGCTATTCTAAATCAGTGCTATTGTCCTATCTGGGACGTGTCAATTATGCTTTCGATAGTAAATACCTGGCCACCTTCAGTTTCCGAACCGATGGCTCCTCCAAGTATAGTGAAGGCAGTAAATGGGGCTATTTCCCATCGGGAGCGCTGGCCTGGCGGATCTCTAATGAAGAATTTCTGAAAAACAATAACACGATTTCCGATTTAAAACTGCGGGCCAGTTGGGGACTCACGGGTAGCCAGGCCATCAATGCCTACGCAACACTGAATCAATTGTATTCGGGGAAAACAATTTTCGGCGATGCGCTTTACACAGCCTACTCGCCCGGTACGAATCTGCCCGGTAATCTGAAATGGGAAACCACCGAACAAAAAGACATTGGTATCGACTTGGGCATTCTACAAAACCGGATTCTGATCACGGCCGATTACTACATCAAAAACACCCGCGATTTGCTGAATACAGTGCAATTGCCCTCTTCCCTAGGCTTCACAACCACCATCCAGAATGTGGGCGAAGTACAGAATAAAGGGCTTGAGTTGGGTGTCAATGCCAATATCCTGACGGGTGCTTTCAAATGGAATGTCAATACCAACATCGCCTTTAACCGGAATAAAGTCGTGAAATTGTACGGTGGGCAGGATATTCTGGGCGCTTTCGTGGATATATCAGCCATTACCGATACGCGGAACATTCTTCGGGAAGGTCAACCGATGGGAATGTTCTGGGGCTATCTCGAAGACGGCTACGACGATAAAGGCAAAATTAAATACAAGGATACGGACGGCGACGGCACCATTACTGTTCGGGATAAGACCTTCATTGGCAACCCAAATCCGAAGTTTATTTATGGGTTTAACTCCAGCATGTCGTATAAGAATTTTGACCTGACCATCTTTTTTCAGGGAACGCAGGGCAACGACATCTTCAATACCAGCGCCATCAACAATACCGTCGATTATGGCTATGGCCTGAATATGCCCCGCGAAGTGATGCTTAATCACTGGACACCAACCAACACGAATGCCAAATATCCCATTATCAGCAGCACAACGCGGGTTAATGTATCGAATCGGTTTGTGGAAGATGGCTCGTATCTGCGGCTGAAAAACATTCAGTTAGCCTATAATCTGCCCATTCAGACATGGAAGGTAAGCTGGATACGATCGGCGCAGGTGTACGCGAGCGGCCAGAATTTATTGACCCTGACCAAATATTCCTGGTGGGATCCAGAGGTCAATTCAAGCGGTGGGTCTAATTCCATCGCACAGGGTTTTGATCAGTACAGCTACCCCACTGCCAAGTCCATCACGTTTGGCATTCGCGCCGGGTTTTAA
- a CDS encoding RagB/SusD family nutrient uptake outer membrane protein: protein MKKILFLLSIIVLTSCENVLKEEPKSLAVETYYNTPAEVQAAVNAIYTPLRDSNTSGMGVYIAVLEGHIDYGYGRGSYAILNNFQGLDNVNISRVSGAWSAFYLSIRNANLVIKNAPNGKAISKADITKSVAEAKFLRAFSYFHLVRNWAGVPVRTEANMTEITAKRNTVDEVYSLILADLQEAEANLPDQVSDIGRPTKWAAKTMLADVYLQLGKFAEARDKADEVIKANKFALVQVATTDDFQKIFGPDVVTTTEEIFSLKFSHQPGQGNLFPTLTNHPGTKLLGGGGGVFGLYNDNTNPTYMSWDNADLRKGLWYSWNIGIGTTSLLSKKYIDPNSLEFAGAANDVCWYRYADLLMIYAEAAARLATGPTAAAMEALNQVHRRAYGKPSATASTVDFKLADYATSDAFLNLVVKEYGYEFQYEGKRWLELKRTGKAADIILAAKGKTIAQKHYLWPIPVSEVSYNTAIDAVKDQNPGY from the coding sequence ATGAAAAAGATACTATTTCTACTCTCGATTATTGTCCTGACATCCTGCGAGAATGTGCTCAAGGAAGAACCGAAGTCACTGGCTGTTGAGACGTATTACAATACGCCGGCCGAAGTACAGGCCGCTGTCAACGCCATTTACACACCCTTGCGCGACAGCAATACAAGCGGTATGGGCGTATATATCGCCGTGCTGGAAGGCCACATCGATTATGGGTACGGACGCGGAAGTTATGCGATCCTGAATAATTTCCAGGGACTGGATAACGTCAATATCAGTCGCGTGTCGGGGGCCTGGTCAGCTTTCTATCTGAGCATTCGGAACGCAAACCTGGTCATCAAAAATGCGCCCAATGGGAAAGCGATTAGTAAAGCGGATATTACTAAATCGGTAGCCGAAGCCAAATTTCTACGGGCCTTCAGTTATTTCCATTTAGTGCGAAACTGGGCGGGTGTTCCGGTTCGGACGGAGGCTAACATGACTGAAATTACAGCCAAACGGAATACCGTCGATGAGGTTTATTCGCTGATTCTGGCTGATTTACAGGAAGCCGAAGCGAATCTGCCTGATCAGGTTTCGGACATCGGCAGACCTACCAAATGGGCGGCCAAAACGATGCTGGCCGACGTGTATTTACAGTTGGGAAAGTTTGCTGAAGCAAGGGATAAAGCTGATGAAGTGATCAAAGCCAATAAGTTTGCGTTGGTTCAGGTGGCCACAACGGATGACTTTCAGAAAATCTTCGGGCCGGATGTAGTTACAACTACTGAAGAAATTTTCTCTCTGAAATTTTCGCATCAGCCTGGTCAGGGTAATCTGTTTCCAACCCTGACCAATCATCCGGGAACGAAATTGCTGGGCGGTGGCGGTGGTGTTTTCGGTCTCTATAATGACAACACTAACCCAACTTACATGAGCTGGGATAATGCGGATCTTCGGAAAGGGCTCTGGTATTCGTGGAATATCGGGATTGGTACTACTTCGCTCTTGAGCAAAAAATACATTGACCCGAATTCGCTCGAATTTGCCGGAGCTGCCAATGACGTATGCTGGTACCGTTACGCCGATTTGCTGATGATCTATGCTGAAGCGGCTGCCCGATTGGCAACCGGTCCAACAGCCGCTGCGATGGAAGCACTGAATCAAGTACACCGTCGGGCGTATGGTAAGCCCTCGGCCACCGCGTCAACTGTCGATTTCAAACTTGCCGATTATGCTACATCAGACGCCTTTCTGAATCTGGTCGTGAAAGAGTACGGCTACGAGTTTCAGTACGAAGGAAAGCGCTGGCTCGAACTAAAACGTACCGGCAAAGCCGCCGATATTATTCTGGCGGCCAAAGGAAAAACCATCGCCCAGAAACATTACCTGTGGCCTATTCCTGTTTCGGAAGTAAGCTACAACACGGCCATAGACGCCGTAAAAGACCAGAATCCGGGGTATTAA
- a CDS encoding FAD-dependent oxidoreductase, with protein sequence MKSSKNQNRLSAMFNLNRRKFIQSAIAGTGAAALPALALGADAPPKSNSEFKEPARNVPIKEEVDVVVCGAGPAGVSAAITAARAGAKTQLIEIHGCLGGVWTAGLLTYIFDFNKPGLTKEIKQRLDQRDARRNQVADQFVYHPDEMKVLLEEMCAEAGVKFRLHTRVAAAYKDKKQLTTVVTDSKSGREAWKAKVFIDATGDGDLGAQAGNGWEIGKGGDTCPCQPLTLNTLAVVRDAAALKQYISFYKDDGDKANMNWHVQAVEAFKKEIARAGITPSYGMPTLFLIRDNLVMVMVNHEYNIKAFDADEITEATVRARAEVYNIVRGLNKLGGPWEGMQIVATPEQIGIRDGRRIHGRYTVTKEDLVVGVRHEDAVVRPTFGVDIHASDRKANEVETIGRGGVKMIPYDIPLRALIAKDVDGLMMAGRCISGDFTAHASYRVTGDAVAMGEAAGAVASIAAKTNKLPHEVPWSEAVQLLNKLGMRA encoded by the coding sequence ATGAAATCGTCTAAAAACCAAAATCGCCTTTCGGCCATGTTTAACCTGAATCGCCGGAAATTTATACAATCAGCCATTGCCGGAACGGGTGCTGCGGCTTTGCCAGCATTGGCATTAGGTGCCGATGCTCCGCCCAAAAGCAACAGCGAGTTTAAAGAACCTGCCCGCAATGTGCCGATAAAAGAAGAAGTCGACGTCGTAGTTTGTGGTGCTGGCCCAGCGGGCGTTTCGGCAGCCATTACAGCAGCTCGCGCTGGGGCGAAAACCCAACTCATTGAAATTCACGGCTGTCTGGGCGGTGTCTGGACTGCTGGCTTATTGACCTATATTTTCGATTTCAACAAGCCCGGTTTAACTAAGGAAATCAAGCAACGACTGGATCAACGCGACGCCCGGCGTAATCAGGTTGCCGATCAGTTTGTATATCATCCTGACGAAATGAAAGTCCTGCTGGAGGAAATGTGTGCCGAAGCGGGGGTGAAGTTTCGGCTGCATACGCGAGTAGCCGCAGCTTACAAAGACAAAAAACAACTCACCACAGTCGTTACCGATTCTAAGTCAGGCCGGGAAGCCTGGAAAGCAAAGGTGTTTATTGACGCCACGGGCGATGGCGATCTGGGCGCTCAGGCTGGCAATGGTTGGGAAATTGGTAAAGGGGGAGATACTTGCCCTTGTCAACCGCTTACCCTCAATACGTTGGCTGTTGTACGCGATGCGGCCGCCCTCAAACAATACATTTCGTTTTATAAAGATGACGGCGATAAAGCCAACATGAACTGGCACGTTCAGGCGGTTGAAGCGTTCAAAAAAGAGATCGCCAGGGCCGGTATTACCCCATCCTACGGAATGCCCACGCTCTTTCTGATTCGGGACAATCTGGTGATGGTGATGGTCAACCATGAGTACAACATTAAAGCGTTCGATGCCGACGAGATTACGGAGGCAACGGTGCGGGCCAGAGCTGAGGTGTACAATATTGTTCGGGGACTGAATAAGTTAGGTGGCCCCTGGGAAGGGATGCAGATCGTGGCAACTCCCGAACAAATCGGCATTCGGGATGGCCGACGGATACATGGTCGCTACACTGTTACCAAAGAGGATTTGGTCGTTGGTGTTCGCCATGAGGATGCCGTTGTGCGTCCTACGTTTGGCGTTGATATTCACGCATCAGACCGGAAGGCGAATGAAGTGGAAACCATTGGTCGTGGAGGAGTCAAAATGATTCCCTACGATATTCCGCTACGGGCACTAATTGCCAAAGATGTGGATGGCCTGATGATGGCAGGGCGTTGCATCAGTGGTGATTTTACGGCCCACGCCAGCTACCGCGTCACGGGCGATGCCGTCGCTATGGGCGAAGCTGCCGGTGCCGTTGCTTCTATTGCCGCCAAAACCAACAAGCTCCCGCATGAAGTGCCCTGGAGCGAAGCCGTGCAATTGCTGAACAAACTGGGTATGCGGGCGTAA
- a CDS encoding sialate O-acetylesterase, giving the protein MKILLFFLLALPAWAEVVLPSILASDMVLQQETDVAIWGWATPTEKIMVIASWDSHPISVTCAEDATWKVRLRTPKAGGPYALTIKGSNTLLLSNILIGEVWLCSGQSNMGLSAAGGVKDALAELPRAFNPTIHLFKMDKRSAATPQNDVRGAWSVCDSVSLKNFSAVGYFFGKKLQATLQVPIGLIDMSWGASKIETWMPEELVNLYPELRHSAQKMIKTQWAPTKSGWLYNGMVAPITSYAIAGVIWYQGESNRHYAPAYYQLMHLLVDSWRGLWQRDFPFYYVQLAPYQSGGKYETALVRENQTKAMDIAKSGMIITTDLADNINDVHPIYKKEVGNRLANWALTETYGRHVGSYKSPQYRSMQVNSNTIRLSFDNVPNGLSTTGKELTDFEIAGVDQVFTKAQARINGKAVEVWAPTVNNPVAVRFAFRDAPEPNLFSKEGLPVIPFRTDSWDLGLKVIER; this is encoded by the coding sequence TTGAAAATCTTACTCTTCTTTCTACTGGCATTGCCAGCCTGGGCCGAGGTTGTTTTGCCATCGATTCTGGCTTCGGATATGGTCTTGCAGCAAGAAACCGACGTAGCGATCTGGGGTTGGGCAACGCCTACGGAGAAAATAATGGTCATAGCCAGTTGGGATAGCCATCCCATCAGCGTTACCTGCGCTGAGGATGCTACCTGGAAAGTTCGTCTGCGAACGCCAAAGGCTGGAGGGCCGTATGCCCTCACGATCAAGGGTAGTAATACACTGTTGCTGAGTAATATTTTAATTGGCGAAGTCTGGCTTTGCTCAGGGCAGTCGAATATGGGATTAAGTGCGGCAGGGGGTGTTAAGGATGCACTGGCTGAGTTGCCACGGGCTTTCAATCCGACTATTCACCTGTTCAAGATGGATAAACGGTCGGCCGCTACTCCACAAAACGATGTCAGAGGAGCCTGGAGCGTATGTGATTCGGTAAGCCTGAAAAATTTCAGCGCGGTTGGTTATTTCTTCGGGAAAAAGCTCCAGGCAACGCTTCAAGTACCCATTGGTCTGATCGATATGTCGTGGGGCGCGTCGAAAATAGAAACCTGGATGCCTGAAGAATTAGTCAATCTGTACCCGGAGTTGCGCCATTCGGCTCAAAAAATGATAAAAACGCAGTGGGCTCCTACCAAGTCGGGTTGGTTATATAATGGGATGGTGGCGCCCATTACGTCCTACGCCATTGCTGGTGTCATCTGGTATCAGGGCGAATCAAATCGACATTATGCACCGGCTTACTATCAGTTAATGCACTTGCTGGTCGATAGCTGGCGAGGGCTTTGGCAGCGTGATTTCCCGTTTTATTACGTCCAACTGGCTCCCTATCAGTCTGGCGGAAAATACGAGACCGCGCTCGTTCGGGAAAACCAAACGAAGGCGATGGATATAGCGAAGTCGGGCATGATTATCACGACGGATCTAGCAGATAACATCAACGATGTGCATCCGATTTACAAAAAAGAAGTGGGTAATCGGCTGGCAAACTGGGCGTTGACGGAAACATACGGTCGACATGTAGGCAGTTATAAAAGCCCGCAGTACCGTTCCATGCAGGTGAATAGCAATACAATCCGACTCTCATTCGATAATGTGCCGAACGGATTGAGTACGACTGGAAAGGAACTTACTGATTTTGAGATTGCTGGTGTTGATCAGGTTTTCACCAAAGCGCAAGCCCGCATTAACGGCAAGGCAGTGGAGGTATGGGCACCAACAGTCAATAATCCAGTGGCCGTTCGTTTTGCGTTTCGCGATGCGCCCGAACCTAATTTGTTCAGTAAAGAAGGCTTGCCCGTCATCCCGTTCCGCACTGATTCCTGGGATTTGGGTTTGAAAGTAATAGAACGCTGA